One segment of Rhipicephalus sanguineus isolate Rsan-2018 chromosome 6, BIME_Rsan_1.4, whole genome shotgun sequence DNA contains the following:
- the LOC119397566 gene encoding uncharacterized protein LOC119397566, with product MPQTLLPSDRTLLISRGTRRLSEMLNKRCYWGGVSALAAVVFVMIGVTALPQLEGFFAPAHLSVNVTEDSQDEPQKTNDSIGEEMASLAATSRPRPQPYVCSTGACIKEGGWLSTSPAPEMPGRPSTIRLLYSYAEIMTRVLVQKHSVVPSVKVLFDNCVNPTAELFEHIRSVYFYLLGFQDWPYLSTSSGRISADEVSSKMGDLHRHLGIDSLFHFSLVEEYENNGTLSPVIGEPNLLVGKLQGPLSEYRFLSDAFQALMHSMGKVADTDVAQIELDLAQRKASHTHDCMLFPKHCGAMSLSNLPGSRLFSWRLLLDRAFGDRILAMAGHKVKVTSLEYISSFTNQGTLPRKADVLNYIVFRVSMALSPFIKNVELRNKLASIAYADQPEFAKHLPATHYCVKLLDRMEPYVPMILAYSGSVKLLGYETLRDLLLKRLNASFYETMRNDTRFFGAFKDSLLKKLRALSWEPLVPRSFFDKAFRNKYFSNMYSSNPTQPLNAFFYYWLKNAMMRQNWLSSDWYRQYKTGWKGGFLRTYPSLEAPYRNLEIPLAVFDFVMSSHASVQLLHVPRVATRVYRSLYRFIYYWAYTFYFHTTATDPVSVLENIRGCLQQDYASLKSPFSNASLNSERTSLSDLFDVLAIPAAFDAFLAEALKGSSAFQLAGALSFTHEQLFFLYYAFGHCENNNPDFLAKWMRQGSESPAWYRVNGPLRHFPAFSKAFNCPAGSFMNPVKKCVN from the exons ATGCCGCAAACACTGTTGCCGTCCGACAGGACGCTGTTGATCAGTCGCGGCACTCGGCGCCTGAGCGAGATGCTCAACAAGCGATGCTACTGGGGCGGCGTCTCGGCCCTCGCGGCCGTCGTCTTCGTCATGATCGGTGTCACCGCGCTCCCTCAGCTCGAAGGCTTCTTCGCGCCGGCCCACCTCTCCGTGAACGTCACCGAAGACTCGCAAGACGAGCCGCAGAAAACGAACGACTCCATCGGCGAAGAGATGGCTTCCCTGGCTGCGACGTCGCGCCCGCGACCACAGCCGTACGTCTGCAGCACGGGCGCCTGCATCAAGGAAG GTGGATGGCTTTCAACAAGCCCGGCCCCAGAGATGCCAGGGCGTCCGTCGACGATCCGCCTCCTCTACAGCTACGCCGAGATAATGACCCGGGTGTTGGTCCAGAAGCACAGCGTCGTGCCCTCGGTGAAAGTGCTCTTCGACAACTGCGTCAACCCGACCGCCGAACTCTTTGAGCACATACGGAGCGTCTATTTCTACCTCCTAGGCTTTCAGGACTGGCCTTACTTGAGCACCAGCTCGGGCAGAATCAGCGCCGATGAAGTGTCTTCTAAGATGGGCGACCTCCACCGCCACCTGGGCATCGACAGTCTCTTCCATTTCTCGCTCGTCGAAGAGTACGAAAACAATGGCACTCTCTCACCCGTTATTGGGGAACCAAATCTCCTGGTAGGCAAACTTCAAGGACCCCTGAGCGAATACCGATTCCTCAGCGACGCGTTCCAAGCCCTGATGCACTCTATGGGCAAGGTTGCCGACACAGACGTCGCTCAGATCGAACTGGACCTCGCCCAACGAAAGGCTTCGCACACGCACGACTGCATGCTTTTTCCCAAGCACTGCGGCGCGATGAGCTTGTCCAACCTCCCCGGCTCCAGGCTCTTCTCTTGGCGTCTACTGTTGGATCGAGCCTTTGGGGACCGTATTTTGGCCATGGCCGGACACAAGGTCAAGGTAACGAGTTTGGAATACATTTCCAGTTTCACGAACCAGGGAACGCTACCGCGCAAGGCGGACGTTCTCAATTACATCGTGTTTCGCGTGTCCATGGCGCTCTCGCCTTTCATCAAGAACGTCGAGCTGCGAAACAAGCTGGCCTCCATCGCGTACGCCGACCAGCCCGAGTTCGCCAAGCACTTACCCGCCACCCACTACTGCGTCAAGCTGCTGGACCGCATGGAACCCTACGTCCCGATGATACTGGCCTACAGCGGCTCTGTCAAACTGCTCGGCTACGAAACGTTGAGAGACCTGCTCTTGAAGCGCCTCAACGCCAGTTTCTACGAGACCATGCGCAACGACACACGTTTTTTCGGCGCCTTCAAGGATAGCCTGCTGAAAAAGCTACGAGCTCTCTCCTGGGAACCACTGGTGCCGCGCAGTTTCTTCGACAAGGCGTTCCGCAACAAGTACTTCAGCAACATGTACAGCAGCAACCCGACGCAGCCGTTAAACGCGTTCTTCTACTACTGGCTGAAGAACGCCATGATGAGGCAAAACTGGCTGTCTTCCGATTGGTACAGGCAGTACAAGACGGGCTGGAAAGGAGGATTCTTGCGCACCTACCCGTCCCTCGAAGCGCCGTACCGAAACCTGGAGATACCACTGGCCGTGTTCGATTTTGTTATGTCGAGCCACGCGTCGGTGCAGCTGCTGCACGTGCCAAGAGTGGCCACCCGAGTCTACCGTAGCCTCTACCGTTTCATATATTACTGGGCGTACACTTTTTACTTTCACACGACGGCTACGGACCCGGTGTCTGTCTTGGAGAACATCCGAGGTTGCCTGCAACAAGACTACGCCTCCTTGAAGTCTCCGTTCTCCAATGCGTCCTTGAACAGCGAACGGACTTCCTTATCGGACCTGTTCGATGTATTGGCCATCCCTGCGGCTTTCGATGCCTTCCTGGCGGAGGCATTGAAAGGATCCAGCGCTTTCCAACTAGCGGGAGCGCTCTCTTTTACCCACGAACAGCTGTTCTTCCTTTATTACGCTTTTGGACACTGCGAGAACAATAACCCCGATTTCTTGGCCAAGTGGATGCGCCAAGGGTCCGAAAGCCCAGCCTGGTATAGAGTGAACGGACCTCTCCGCCATTTTCCGGCGTTTTCGAAGGCGTTCAATTGCCCGGCTGGAAGCTTCATGAACCCTGTTAAGAAATGCGTCAACTAG
- the LOC119396457 gene encoding putative acyl-CoA synthetase YngI — MLQRCCPWAAEILSASLTRPKLRSPTKALQKKRLFRSRKASRLSYYHAPSNVPLLPLTVGQVIDRAADTMGDNMAIISCHQNISRTYVQYKLDVDHLAAALVSLRLPLGSMIGIVASNIYEWLVVQFASAKAGLILVNVNTAYQVPEMEYCLKTVDCAAVILSEKFSRQDYYSMMLQIAPELEHSKPGELKCKKLPRLKYVILLGDETKPGTIRYDDLMAQATSKDYATVDMIENQIRFDSPVNVQFTSGTTGKPKGALLSHFNIVNNANSTGLLLGLDKNDVICLNVPMIHCFGCVMGSLAASVFGSTVVMPAPGFNAVASLEAITKQKCSVIYGTPTMYIDLLRHLNDSSYDVSSVRKGIMAGAPCPPEVVKKSMERLNVKRLCICYGSTECSPVITATSPDEPLEKWIHTVGKPLGHVEVKVVDPNNNIVPLGTRGELCARGYLVFARYYNQPDKTKDAVRDHWYHTGDEAIMTEDGQVIISGRIRDMICRGGENVYPLEVEEFLYTHPDIEEVQVVGVPDERLGEEVCAWIKLKQGKSLTEDDVKKFCEGKISHFKTPKYILFVDTFPKTVSGKIQKFKMREESRKKLNL, encoded by the exons ATGCTACAACGGTGCTGCCCGTGGGCTGCAGAAATACTCTCGGCCTCCCTGACCCGGCCGAAGCTGAGGAGCCCAACGAAAGCACTTCAA AAAAAACGTTTGTTTCGCAGCCGCAAGGCTTCCCGCCTCAGCTACTACCACGCACCGAGTAATGTCCCGCTGCTGCCGCTAACAGTGGGCCAGGTGATCGACAGAGCTGCAGACACCATGGGGGATAACATGGCCATCATCTCTTGCCACCAAAACATCAGCAGAACTTACGTGCAGTACAAGCTTGAC GTCGACCACTTGGCGGCTGCCCTGGTATCGCTCCGTCTGCCTCTGGGATCCATGATTGGCATCGTGGCATCTAACATATACGAGTGGCTAGTCGTGCAGTTTGCATCGGCCAAGGCTGGCCTCATCCTC GTAAACGTCAATACAGCATATCAAGTTCCGGAGATGGAGTATTGCTTGAAAACT GTCGACTGCGCGGCTGTCATCCTGTCGGAGAAGTTCTCCCGCCAGGACTACTACTCCATGATGCTGCAGATAGCGCCCGAACTTGAGCACAGCAAACCGGGCGAACTCAAGTGTAAAAA ACTCCCACGTTTGAAGTATGTTATTCTGCTCGGAGACGAAACAAAACC GGGCACGATAAGATATGATGACCTTATGGCGCAAGCAACCTCGAAGGATTATGCCACCGTCGATATGATAGAGAACCAGATACGCTTCGACTCACCCGTTAACGTGCAGTTCACTTCG GGCACGACGGGAAAGCCGAAAGGTGCCTTGCTGTCCCACTTTAACATTGTTAACAACGCTAACTCTACGGGACTTTTGCTGGGGCTTGATAAG AATGATGTAATCTGCCTGAACGTTCCCATGATCCACTGCTTCGGTTGCGTCATGGGAAGCCTGGCAGCGTCGGTGTTCGGTTCCACGGTTGTTATGCCCGCGCCAGGATTCAACGCGGTCGCCAGCCTCGAGGCCATCACGAAACAAAA GTGTAGTGTGATATACGGAACGCCGACAATGTACATCGACTTGCTACGTCACCTCAATGATTCATCATATGACGTTTCATCTGTACGcaaag GCATTATGGCCGGCGCTCCCTGTCCACCCGAAGTGGTCAAGAAATCCATGGAACGACTAAACGTCAAACGGCTCTGC ATATGTTACGGCTCGACAGAATGCAGTCCAGTCATTACGGCTACTTCTCCCGACGAGCCGCTGGAAAAGTGGATTCACACGGTCGGGAAACCACTAGGTCACGTTGAG GTAAAGGTGGTGGACCCTAATAACAACATTGTTCCATTGGGCACTCGTGGTGAGCTGTGTGCTCGCGGCTACCTCGTCTTTGCCAGATACTACAACCAGCCCGACAAGACGAAGGATGCGGTGCGCGACCACTGGTATCACACCGG GGACGAAGCGATCATGACCGAAGACGGCCAAGTGATTATCAGCGGTCGCATCCGGGACATGATCTGCCGTGGCGGTGAAAACGTCTACCCTCTCGAGGTGGAGGAGTTCCTCTACACGCATCCGGACATCGAAGAAGTTCAG GTTGTCGGCGTGCCGGACGAGAGGCTTGGCGAAGAAGTCTGCGCGTGGATCAAGTTGAAACAGGGGAAAAGCTTGACCGAAGATGATGTCAAGAAGTTCTGCGAAGGAAAG aTCAGTCACTTCAAGACCCCCAAGTACATTCTATTTGTGGACACGTTTCCGAAAACAGTTTCTGGCAAGATACAGAAGTTCAAGATGAgagaagaaagcagaaaaaagCTTAACCTCTGA